One window of Watersipora subatra chromosome 3, tzWatSuba1.1, whole genome shotgun sequence genomic DNA carries:
- the LOC137391193 gene encoding uncharacterized protein, whose protein sequence is MALAGLVADYTDSSGEEEEEHSTSTTKDKPSTDYFGTELSDSGDSDTNSQDVNESGSLPSPHFSSVLPNPLASSFKGSDESKGTVFGNKFANQEKAERAIFEKHVRMTEDQTSSRLLCFKFKRGACQKGKNCRFSHDLGFQAPLKVTEQDAETVESSESNRISEASIISNKKRIGITNTLLPAKKAKKSLDNQRANERPWTVHSQQ, encoded by the exons ATGGCTTTAGCAGGACTTGTAGCAGACTACACAGATTCTTCTGGTGAGGAGGAGGAAGAACACTCTACCAGTACTACTAAAGACAAACCAAG TACAGATTACTTTGGCACTGAGTTGTCAGACAGTGGCGATTCAGATACCAACAGTCAGGATGTAAACGAATCCGGTTCTCTTCCAAGCCCTCACTTCTCTTCAGTTCTGCCTAACCCTTTAGCTAGCAGCTTTAAAGGTTCGGATGAATCCAAGGGTACAGTTTTTG GGAACAAGTTTGCCAACCAAGAAAAAGCTGAACGAGCCATCTTTGAAAAGCACGTGCGAATGACAGAAGATCAGACTTCCAGTCGACTACtctgtttcaagtttaaaagaGGAGCCTGTCAAAAGGGGAAGAACTGTCGGTTCAGTCATGACTTAGGGTTTCAAGCACCTTTGAAGGTTACAGAACAAGATGCCGAAACTGTAGAATCTTCTGAATCGAATAGAATTTCTGAGGCTTCAATTATTTCTAACAAAAAACGCATAGGAATAACAAATACTTTGCTGCCTGCAAAGAAGGCTAAAAAATCACTTGATAATCAAAGGGCCAATGAGCGACCTTGGACTGTACATAGCCAACAATGA
- the LOC137389934 gene encoding ubiquitin-conjugating enzyme E2 G2-like yields the protein MAGTSLKRLMAEYKQLTLNPPEGIIAGPLDEDNFFEWEAYIAGPEGTIFDGGVFPARLLFPSDYPLNPPKMKFTCDLFHPNIYTDGRVCISILHTPGDDPTGYESSSERWSPVQSVEKILLSVVSMLAEPNDESAANVDAAKCWRDDKPRFIECAQRSVRKSLGIPDL from the exons ATGGCTGGGACTTCATTAAAAAGATTAATGGCTGAATATAAAC AGTTGACATTAAATCCACCTGAGGGAATAATTGCTGGTCCATTAGACGAGGATAACTTCTTTGAATGGGAAGCTTATATCGC CGGGCCAGAAGGAACAATCTTTGATGGAGGGGTGTTTCCTGCACGGCTCTTGTTTCCCTCTGACTATCCACTTAACCCTCCAAAGATGAAATTTACTTGCGACCTTTTTCACCCTAATA TCTACACTGATGGAAGGGTTTGCATATCTATACTCCACACGCCTGGTGATGATCCAACGGGATATGAAAGTAGCTCAGAGAGATGGAGTCCCGTACAGAGTGTTGAGAAAATTCTACTTTCTGTTGTGAGCATGCTTGCTG AGCCAAATGATGAAAGTGCTGCAAATGTCGACGCTGCAAAATGTTGGCGTGATGACAAGCCTCGCTTTATAGAATGTGCTCAAAGGTCTGTTAGGAAGTCGCTGGGAATCCCTGATTTGTGA
- the LOC137389577 gene encoding protein trunk-like, giving the protein MLHCRTYGILACCLYLSVTVSVFSGTLSGSSDEPPQKSEPVKNRPSQMYSTTVPVENIMMADASLNASVLIGSDESDKEKHRRRKDRNKKKDRVSRKEGCEERSEVDLKDLLGPAFNGRYMSVDKPVEVEEETANTEADAATGERMADGSGATAVRVVPFHVEADFRRDLPHDFYLDISWYQEVVHTLSDNAAKLLRLARNVVGEANTLPWKCEAEIVWTDLGSNYYPRFLRNVQCTRDNCWFGHFKCRPKAFTVNVLKRARDSCKDSETGQEWIFEERAVTFCCECVEH; this is encoded by the exons ATGTTACACTGTCGTACATATGGAATACTAGCTTGCTGTCTTTACCTCTCAGTAACTGTCAGCGTATTCAGTGGGACACTCTCAGGATCTTCAGACGAGCCTCCACAG AAGTCAGAACCAGTTAAAAACAGACCTAGTCAAATGTACAGCACAACAGTTCCAGTAGAGAATATAATGATGGCCGATGCTTCATTAAATGCGTCTGTTCTTATTGGTTCAGACGAAAGTGACAAAGAGAAACACAGAAGAAGAAAAGACAGGAATAAG AAAAAAGATCGAGTTTCTAGGAAAGAAGGATGTGAAGAAAGATCAGAAGTAGACCTTAAAGATCTGCTCGGGCCAGCATTTAACGGTCGATACATGTCAGTAGACAAACCTGTAGAAGTGGAAGAAGAAACTGCAAACACTGAGGCAGACGCAGCTACAG GAGAGAGGATGGCCGATGGCTCGGGTGCAACAGCTGTGAGAGTTGTGCCCTTTCATGTTGAAGCAGATTTCCGGAGGGATCTACCACATGATTTCTATTTGGATATTTCTTGGTATCAAGAGGTGGTCCACACACTATCTGACAACGCAGCCAAGCTTCTCCGACTCGCGAGAAATGTTGTTGGAGAGGCAAACACTCTGCCATGGAAATGTGAGGCTGAGATTGTGTGGACAGATTTGGGTTCTAACTACTATCCAAGGTTTTTGAGAAATGTTCAATGCACGAGGGACAACTGCTGGTTTGGGCACTTTAAGTGCAGGCCTAAGGCATTTACCGTGAATGTGTTGAAAAGAGCTAGAGATAGCTGCAAGGATAGTGAAACAGGCCAAGAGTGGATTTTTGAAGAAAGAGCAGTGACATTTTGTTGCGAATGTGTGGAACACTAA